Sequence from the Candidatus Paceibacterota bacterium genome:
GGGCATTGCCGGCTTCATTCTATCCATCGGTATGGCGGTGGATGCTAATATTTTGATTTTCGAACGAATGAAGGAAGAACTCAAGCGTGGCCGAGTCCTTTCCGATGCTGTCTATGAGGGCTTCGCCAGAGCTTGGCTATCGATTCGTGATTCCAACCTTTCAAGTATCATCACTGCCGTTATTCTTTACTCCTTTGCCTCGACGGCTCTGGTCAAAGGTTTTGCGCTGGTATTCTTTATCGGGGTGATTGTCAGTATGTTTACCGCGATTACGGTTTCTCGAACTTTGCTTTTGTCGATTATGCCTAAAGTCGGAGGCAAAATTTCCCATTTCCTTTTTGGCAATGGCCTGAATTAATCTCGATTAAAATCTATTATGAAAATCGTTAAATACAGAAAAATATTCTACATCATCTCCGGCATTCTGGTTTTGGCCTCAATCGCTTCAATTTCAATCTGGGGCCTAAATTTAGGAATCGATTTCAAAGGGGGTTCTCTTCTGGAGATTTCTTATACCGGCACTCGACCAGAGATCGGCGTTATCAAAGATGCCTTGAAAAATCTGAATCTTGGGGATTTCTCGGTGCGAACTACCAGAGATACCGGCTACATTGTACGAGCTAGGGAGATTTCTCAACCAGAAAAGGTCCAAGTCTTAAACGCGCTCGCTATTGGTGGTCAGAAGATTACCGAGGAGCGTTTCGACTCGATTGGTCCGGTTTTGGGTAAAGAGGCGGCCAGCAAATCTGTCACCTCAATTATTTTGGTGATGTTGGCTATTGTCTTGTTCATCACCTTCGCTTTTCGAAAAGTTTCCGAGCCGGTTTCATCTTGGAAGTATGGCTTGGTGGCGGTCTTGGCCTTGGTCCACGATGTTTTAATCCCGACCGGAGTTTTCGCCATCCTTGGACATTTCAAGGGAGTAGAAGTTGACACTCTGTTCGTGACAGCAATCTTGGTGGTCTTAGGCTTTTCGGTTCACGACACGATTGTCGTGTTTGATCGAGTTAGAGAAAATTTGCGTCGACTGAAAGAATCAAATGGCCGAAAAGATTTTGAAACTGTAGTGGGGGAGAGTGTCAGTCAAACTTTTACCCGCTCAATCAATACCTCGCTTACTACTCTTTTGGCTCTAATTGTCCTTTATTTTGTCGGTGGGGAAGCCACCAAGCTGTTCTCTTTGGCCCTAATTATCGGCGTTGTGGTTGGTACCTATTCTTCAATTTTCATCGGTTCGCCTCTCTTGGTTACCTTGGAAAGGTTGAAAAACCGCAGAAAATAGGGATAGTATTTAAATCCTTGACTCCAAAATGTCCCCGTGTATAATAGACCCCACGCTCTAAGTAGGGCGGGGGTCTTTGACAATTTGAAGTAATAAGAAGATATGAGAATCGCCCAAGTAAAGTCTTGGGCTAATGCAAGTCTCATAATGTAATTTTAAAGTGATTGCTAGGATAGATGAACAATTTAACTTTTAGCAGGTTAAGTAGAAACATTCTTTGTTTTGTTCCGTTCTAAACT
This genomic interval carries:
- the secF gene encoding protein translocase subunit SecF; the encoded protein is MKIVKYRKIFYIISGILVLASIASISIWGLNLGIDFKGGSLLEISYTGTRPEIGVIKDALKNLNLGDFSVRTTRDTGYIVRAREISQPEKVQVLNALAIGGQKITEERFDSIGPVLGKEAASKSVTSIILVMLAIVLFITFAFRKVSEPVSSWKYGLVAVLALVHDVLIPTGVFAILGHFKGVEVDTLFVTAILVVLGFSVHDTIVVFDRVRENLRRLKESNGRKDFETVVGESVSQTFTRSINTSLTTLLALIVLYFVGGEATKLFSLALIIGVVVGTYSSIFIGSPLLVTLERLKNRRK